In a genomic window of Streptomyces pristinaespiralis:
- a CDS encoding esterase/lipase family protein encodes MTAAVAAAGVLLAVQAPVPAQASSSSGFVPGSNPVLFVHGYNGDSSNWNTMADRFRADGWPSSHLHQWSYDSGQSNTVTAQQLSTEVERVLAATGATRVDIVSHSMGGLSSRYYLKNLDGTSKTEAWVSLGGPNHGTDSADACFDASCPEMRIGSSFLTALNSGDETPGSPRYATWWSPCDTVINPDSSVSLSGAVNTRTTCVSHMGLLTDATVYAQTRDMINR; translated from the coding sequence ATGACCGCAGCCGTCGCAGCAGCCGGCGTGCTTCTCGCCGTGCAGGCCCCGGTACCTGCCCAGGCGTCCAGCAGCTCCGGTTTCGTGCCGGGCAGCAATCCCGTCCTGTTCGTGCACGGCTACAACGGTGACAGCAGCAACTGGAACACCATGGCCGACCGCTTCAGGGCCGACGGCTGGCCGTCCTCCCACCTGCACCAGTGGAGCTACGACTCGGGCCAGTCGAACACCGTGACCGCCCAGCAGTTGTCCACCGAGGTCGAGCGTGTCCTCGCTGCCACCGGGGCGACCCGGGTCGACATCGTGAGCCACTCCATGGGCGGCCTCTCCTCGCGCTACTACCTCAAGAACCTCGACGGGACCTCCAAAACCGAGGCCTGGGTGTCGCTGGGCGGCCCGAACCACGGAACCGACTCCGCCGACGCCTGCTTCGACGCGTCCTGCCCCGAGATGCGCATAGGCTCCAGCTTCCTCACCGCCCTCAATTCCGGTGACGAAACCCCGGGCTCACCCCGCTACGCGACCTGGTGGTCGCCCTGCGACACGGTGATCAACCCGGACAGCTCCGTGTCCCTGTCCGGCGCGGTCAACACCAGGACCACCTGCGTCTCGCACATGGGCCTGCTCACGGACGCGACGGTGTACGCCCAGACCCGCGACATGATCAACCGCTGA
- a CDS encoding N-acetylmuramoyl-L-alanine amidase — MSYDENQHRDPRPRPSRRGLVAVVAGAALVLGGAGGWLVWQADGNGGGAPAGSATSAGKPGGSRAPASSPAPARSKPVPPPASSPVPSPSGKKSGPLAGKVVVVDPGHNPGNFSHTREINRQVDIGTNRKECDTTGTATSAGYREADFTLDVSRRLRTLLEKQGARVEFTQDGDRPFGPCIDERARFGNEAKADAVISVHADGSAVGNRGFHVILPDRVKAGAADTSKIVGPSRELGERIAGRFLRATGSSPSNYVGGGTGLDVRKDLGGLNLSTVPKVFIECGNMRDPEDVALLTSPSWRQKAAQGMADGISSYLQR, encoded by the coding sequence GTGTCGTACGACGAGAACCAGCACCGTGATCCCCGGCCGCGCCCTTCCCGGCGCGGCCTCGTCGCCGTGGTCGCGGGCGCGGCGCTCGTGCTGGGCGGTGCGGGCGGGTGGCTGGTGTGGCAGGCCGACGGCAACGGGGGCGGCGCCCCGGCCGGGTCGGCCACCTCCGCGGGCAAGCCGGGCGGCTCCAGGGCCCCGGCGTCGTCTCCGGCCCCCGCCCGGTCGAAGCCCGTCCCGCCGCCCGCCTCGTCCCCCGTGCCCTCCCCGTCCGGGAAGAAGTCCGGTCCGCTCGCGGGGAAGGTCGTCGTGGTGGACCCGGGGCACAATCCCGGGAACTTCTCGCACACCCGCGAGATCAACCGCCAGGTGGACATCGGAACCAACCGTAAGGAATGCGACACGACGGGCACGGCGACCTCCGCCGGTTACCGTGAAGCCGATTTCACCCTCGATGTTTCACGACGTCTTCGCACACTGCTCGAAAAGCAGGGCGCACGGGTCGAATTCACCCAGGACGGCGATCGTCCGTTCGGTCCGTGCATCGACGAGCGGGCACGATTCGGCAACGAAGCGAAGGCCGATGCCGTCATCTCGGTCCATGCCGACGGGTCGGCGGTCGGCAACCGGGGATTCCATGTGATCCTCCCCGATCGGGTCAAGGCGGGCGCCGCCGACACCTCGAAGATCGTGGGCCCCTCGCGTGAACTCGGCGAACGCATCGCCGGCCGGTTCCTGCGCGCCACCGGAAGCTCTCCGTCCAATTACGTGGGCGGCGGCACCGGCCTCGATGTGCGCAAAGATCTGGGCGGACTGAACCTTTCGACCGTGCCGAAGGTCTTCATCGAATGCGGCAATATGCGGGATCCTGAGGACGTCGCTCTGCTCACCAGCCCGAGCTGGCGGCAGAAGGCGGCCCAGGGAATGGCGGACGGCATCAGCAGCTACCTACAACGGTGA
- a CDS encoding helix-turn-helix domain-containing protein, whose amino-acid sequence MVHMRNLDPGASPLDYYGAELRRRREATGMNQVQLGSCIFVTGSLVGQIETAKKVPTRDFSERVDAALGTDGMFSRLVGLVLRSQLPHWFQAYAEMEAKAAYISTYQAQLVYGLLQTEDYARAVLAVRSQESLDARVAARMERQRILDRETPPLMWVVLSEAVLHQEIGGREVMRNQLAHLLELRGREWVKVQVLPFETGAHAGLMGSFTLLRFDNDPDLVYTEDFVQGHMTANPAAVREGSLRYDHLQAAALSVDDSAALIARVVEERYGDHPEPDGRALA is encoded by the coding sequence ATGGTCCACATGCGCAACCTCGACCCCGGCGCATCGCCGCTGGACTACTACGGCGCGGAACTGCGCCGCCGCAGAGAAGCGACCGGCATGAACCAGGTCCAGTTGGGCTCGTGCATCTTCGTCACGGGCTCGCTGGTCGGCCAGATCGAGACGGCGAAGAAGGTCCCCACCCGGGATTTCAGCGAACGGGTCGACGCGGCGCTGGGCACGGACGGCATGTTCTCCCGGCTGGTGGGCCTGGTGCTCAGAAGCCAACTGCCGCACTGGTTCCAGGCGTACGCGGAGATGGAGGCGAAGGCGGCGTACATCTCGACGTACCAGGCGCAGTTGGTGTACGGGCTGTTGCAGACGGAGGACTACGCGCGGGCGGTGCTGGCGGTGAGATCCCAGGAGAGCCTCGACGCCAGGGTGGCGGCCCGGATGGAACGGCAGCGCATCCTGGACCGCGAGACCCCGCCGCTGATGTGGGTGGTGCTGAGCGAAGCCGTGCTGCACCAGGAGATCGGTGGCCGCGAGGTCATGCGGAATCAACTTGCGCACCTGCTGGAGCTGCGCGGTCGGGAGTGGGTGAAGGTGCAGGTGCTGCCCTTCGAGACCGGTGCGCACGCGGGGCTGATGGGTTCGTTTACCCTCCTGCGGTTCGACAACGACCCGGACCTCGTCTACACCGAGGACTTCGTGCAGGGCCACATGACGGCCAACCCGGCTGCTGTCAGGGAGGGTTCACTTCGTTACGATCACTTGCAGGCCGCCGCGCTCTCCGTCGACGATTCGGCGGCGCTCATCGCCCGCGTAGTGGAGGAACGGTATGGAGACCATCCAGAGCCTGACGGACGTGCGCTGGCGTAA
- a CDS encoding DUF397 domain-containing protein, with amino-acid sequence METIQSLTDVRWRKSSYSGDTGGECVEVADLTPHVAVRDSKNPGGPALSITPAAFAAFAAAAGAGRL; translated from the coding sequence ATGGAGACCATCCAGAGCCTGACGGACGTGCGCTGGCGTAAGTCGTCGTACAGCGGCGACACCGGCGGCGAGTGCGTCGAGGTCGCGGACCTGACCCCTCACGTCGCCGTCCGCGACTCCAAGAACCCCGGCGGTCCCGCGCTCTCCATCACCCCCGCCGCCTTCGCGGCGTTCGCCGCCGCCGCCGGAGCCGGCCGCCTCTGA
- a CDS encoding class I SAM-dependent methyltransferase yields MAAAAPKPEILAAFEAAKGFMPVGEGLALYAAAAEAGALGLPLLEVGTYCGRSTILLADAARDAGTVVVTVDHHRGSEEQQPGWDYHDPETVDPEVGLMDTLPTFRRTLHKAGLEEHVVAVVGRSPQVAKVWGGKVGLVFIDGGHTDEHATNDYEGWAPHVADGGLLVIHDVFPDPVDEWTGQAPYRIYLRALASGAFTEVSATDSLRVLRRTGQGI; encoded by the coding sequence ATGGCCGCCGCCGCTCCCAAGCCGGAGATCCTTGCCGCCTTCGAGGCCGCCAAGGGCTTCATGCCCGTGGGCGAGGGCCTCGCCCTGTACGCGGCCGCGGCCGAGGCCGGGGCGCTCGGGCTGCCGCTGCTGGAGGTGGGGACGTACTGCGGGCGCTCGACGATCCTGCTGGCGGACGCGGCGCGGGACGCCGGCACGGTCGTCGTGACCGTGGACCACCACCGGGGCAGCGAGGAGCAGCAGCCCGGCTGGGACTACCACGACCCGGAGACGGTGGACCCCGAGGTCGGCCTCATGGACACGCTGCCCACCTTCCGCCGGACGCTGCACAAGGCCGGTCTGGAGGAGCACGTCGTCGCGGTCGTCGGCCGGTCGCCGCAGGTGGCGAAGGTGTGGGGCGGGAAGGTCGGCCTCGTCTTCATCGACGGCGGCCACACCGACGAGCACGCGACGAACGACTACGAGGGCTGGGCCCCGCATGTCGCGGACGGCGGGCTGCTGGTGATCCACGACGTCTTCCCCGACCCGGTCGACGAATGGACCGGCCAGGCGCCGTACCGCATCTATCTCCGCGCGCTGGCGTCCGGCGCGTTCACCGAGGTGTCGGCCACGGATTCGCTGCGCGTCCTGCGCCGCACGGGCCAGGGCATCTGA
- a CDS encoding LLM class F420-dependent oxidoreductase: MRLGLALGYWGRGPDPGQLELAREAERLGYDSVWTAEAWGSDAFTPLTWIAAHTSRIRLGTAVAQMAARTPTATAMHALTLDHLSGGRMMLGLGLSGPQVVEGWYGRPFPDSPLTATREYVDVIRQVLARQGPVELAGRFHRHPYTGEDGTGTGRPLRPITHPLRADLPVLLGAEGPKNIAQTTRIADGWLPLYWSPLRTDVYAASLADLPADFMVAPMARAQVCDDVAKGLLPVKAMLGFYIGGMGHATRNFHAGLMARMGFEAEAHRIQELFLAGRRQEAVLAVPDDFADEISLVGPRERIAERLELWRTGPVTDLLVTAPDPLTLRVLAELNA, translated from the coding sequence ATGCGACTCGGACTCGCGCTCGGATACTGGGGCCGCGGCCCCGACCCCGGCCAGCTGGAACTGGCCCGCGAGGCCGAGCGGCTCGGTTACGACTCCGTGTGGACGGCGGAGGCATGGGGGTCGGACGCGTTCACCCCGCTCACCTGGATCGCGGCGCACACGTCCCGTATCCGCCTGGGCACCGCCGTGGCACAGATGGCCGCGCGCACCCCGACGGCGACCGCGATGCACGCGCTGACCCTCGACCATCTCTCCGGCGGGCGGATGATGCTGGGGCTCGGCCTGTCGGGACCGCAGGTGGTGGAGGGGTGGTACGGCCGCCCGTTCCCTGACAGCCCGCTCACCGCGACCCGCGAGTACGTGGACGTGATCCGCCAAGTCCTCGCCCGCCAGGGGCCGGTGGAGCTGGCCGGGCGCTTCCACCGCCACCCGTACACGGGCGAGGACGGCACCGGCACGGGCAGGCCCCTGCGGCCCATCACCCACCCGTTGCGCGCGGACCTCCCCGTACTGCTGGGGGCGGAGGGGCCGAAGAACATCGCGCAGACGACCCGGATCGCCGACGGGTGGCTGCCCCTGTACTGGTCCCCGCTGCGGACGGACGTCTACGCGGCGTCCCTCGCGGACCTCCCGGCGGACTTCATGGTCGCTCCGATGGCCCGCGCCCAGGTCTGCGACGACGTCGCGAAGGGCCTGCTGCCCGTGAAGGCGATGCTCGGCTTCTACATCGGCGGCATGGGACACGCGACCCGCAACTTCCACGCCGGTCTGATGGCACGGATGGGCTTCGAGGCGGAGGCCCACCGGATCCAGGAACTCTTCCTGGCGGGGCGCAGACAGGAGGCGGTGCTCGCCGTGCCCGACGACTTCGCCGACGAGATCTCGCTCGTCGGACCGCGTGAACGCATCGCGGAGCGGCTGGAACTGTGGCGGACGGGGCCTGTCACGGACCTGCTGGTCACCGCGCCGGACCCGCTGACGCTGCGGGTGCTGGCCGAGCTGAACGCGTAG